The following proteins come from a genomic window of Plectropomus leopardus isolate mb chromosome 11, YSFRI_Pleo_2.0, whole genome shotgun sequence:
- the shisal1b gene encoding protein shisa-like-1a isoform X1, which yields MTITSRQSFNVLTVIFLLLSTAALSAHYRVCEPYSDHKGRYHFGFHCPRLTDNNKTYMFCCYHNNTAFKYCCNETEFQMVMQINLTTTSDGYAHNNYTALVGVWIYGFFVMVLLALDFLYYSAINYELCRVYLEKWGLGGRWLKKARSQWQRSMTEESEAQAQAQPMVPSHYQPRHSLRGESHSPTLLPHNTSTAW from the exons ATGACTATCACCAGCCGGCAGTCCTTCAATGTCCTGACGGTCATCTTCCTCCTGCTGTCCACTGCAG CCCTCTCAGCTCACTACCGAGTGTGTGAACCCTACTCCGACCACAAGGGGCGTTACCACTTTGGCTTTCACTGCCCACGCCTCACAGACAACAACAAGACCTACATGTTCTGCTGCTACCACAACAACACCGCCTTCAAATATTGCTGCAATGAGACCGAGTTTCAGATGGTCATGCAGATAAACCTCACCACCACCTCAGACGGTTATGCACacaa TAATTATACAGCCCTAGTTGGTGTGTGGATCTACGGCTTCTTCGTTATGGTGCTGCTGGCGCTGGACTTTCTCTACTACTCAGCCATAAACTACGAGCTGTGCCGGGTCTACCTGGAGAAATGGGGTCTGGGAGGACGCTGGCTGAAGAAGGCTCGGAGTCAGTGGCAAAGGTCCATGACAGAGGAGAGCGAAGCCCAGGCTCAAGCCCAGCCCATGGTCCCTAGCCACTACCAACCCAGACACAGCCTCAGAGGGGAGAGCCACAGCCCCACACTCCTGCCCCACAACACATCCACTGCATGGTGA
- the shisal1b gene encoding protein shisa-like-1a isoform X2: MTITSRQSFNVLTVIFLLLSTAALSAHYRVCEPYSDHKGRYHFGFHCPRLTDNNKTYMFCCYHNNTAFKYCCNETEFQMVMQINLTTTSDGYAHNNYTALVGVWIYGFFVMVLLALDFLYYSAINYELCRVYLEKWGLGGRWLKKARSQWQRSMTEESEAQAQAQPMVPSHYQPRHSLRGESHSPTLLPHNTSTA; encoded by the exons ATGACTATCACCAGCCGGCAGTCCTTCAATGTCCTGACGGTCATCTTCCTCCTGCTGTCCACTGCAG CCCTCTCAGCTCACTACCGAGTGTGTGAACCCTACTCCGACCACAAGGGGCGTTACCACTTTGGCTTTCACTGCCCACGCCTCACAGACAACAACAAGACCTACATGTTCTGCTGCTACCACAACAACACCGCCTTCAAATATTGCTGCAATGAGACCGAGTTTCAGATGGTCATGCAGATAAACCTCACCACCACCTCAGACGGTTATGCACacaa TAATTATACAGCCCTAGTTGGTGTGTGGATCTACGGCTTCTTCGTTATGGTGCTGCTGGCGCTGGACTTTCTCTACTACTCAGCCATAAACTACGAGCTGTGCCGGGTCTACCTGGAGAAATGGGGTCTGGGAGGACGCTGGCTGAAGAAGGCTCGGAGTCAGTGGCAAAGGTCCATGACAGAGGAGAGCGAAGCCCAGGCTCAAGCCCAGCCCATGGTCCCTAGCCACTACCAACCCAGACACAGCCTCAGAGGGGAGAGCCACAGCCCCACACTCCTGCCCCACAACACATCCACTGCATG